In Plasmodium vinckei vinckei genome assembly, chromosome: PVVCY_13, a single genomic region encodes these proteins:
- a CDS encoding exosome complex exonuclease RRP6, putative yields MEYCRKKIEELLKLKGVGEDEPTNKANNFLMTKLLNDVVEIVKLINKLSITKSDNNNTDLTSNNEDINILKNNLLKIIYDLLIYSTNDENQKKILSENYENDTIPELGDEENYHITSSVLEEIIQRSQHFLQLFNLNNVDTILSDFQNSQLNNDKNRVYQKSNTNIKFEHKIKSDNINLTNANSDEDENEGNNKEINSIYKNMINIDILQTHELNETKDGKKNDKNKTTKKRKKNNQNDNTNINLMKENEHNKIKKRKFSSNNIKNNIKTSWLHLINNYAKYFIPRIFIKHNKLIDLENNLIEAMKYQESIIKMKKKALLYNEQYKNNELNDISSIEIVNKIFKEKEVKDFDALSNVSEISELDKCDKEEIDKQIEKIFKVEKHYNDMISKPDSTILKDTTINEYFFYKLLKNIDKKINTYCENINLVIDNPYTYEINNLINMYTNHDNNLGKFLNIKKDLSKPININMKEYKIINDKNNLINMINIIKNMHDKISIISLVDYKNSYHGFTSIILVGTKDVDYIIDVFDMFEDIYLLNEITTDPNILKITYNAENLILFFQKDFSIYFINIIDLLLCANCLNIKNSIPYLVFNYFNVNIGLTSITSVPLDRPLISESIQIFKTHSHYLYYLFDYVITDLYYNYLFNRVKKENGDSDHDEQKEDCIKNVENHCHDLNYSKQVSNIYNTNVYVNFEEIKFSDLTDEEEKQGVEILKTMFIESNKICLTKYEIKNENDNILKTKEQIKLIINTSYNTTCCDKLIENILIWREKLSKKIDSPIDSILNIQNIISIILNDATSISNLKNSITPLNNVISENIESLFEVIVKSNVNNTNLNISNNKSKRGNTFFYHNYLENSNKNDVSSDIKSNLISFSNNNNIKNELKTYENNIIVPKMYFQSISNNTTSENETTHLDKDDEIFTLEKTFFSENQNDINYKYEKKNNNFINYNLKYENYTRLSSLIISMSQRKEQILNERATKSSTNNIKEDDPLKVKKDIFKNKKKHPSNDNKNKQLYKSYNNLYNIKNKKGKMNGKNILDEIM; encoded by the coding sequence ATGGAATATTGTCGTAAAAAAATCGAGGAGTTactaaaattaaaaggGGTTGGAGAAGATGAACCTACAAATAAGGCTAACAACTTTTTAATGACCAAACTATTAAATGATGTTGTTGAAATTGTTaagttaataaataaattatcaaTCACTAAATCagacaataataatacagaTCTAACAtcaaataatgaagatattaatattttaaaaaataatttattaaaaattatttatgacttgttaatatatagtacaaatgatgaaaatcaaaaaaaaatattatcagaaaattatgaaaatgatacTATACCAGAATTAGGAgatgaagaaaattatcatattaCATCATCAGTATTAGaagaaataattcaaaGGTCACAACACTTTTTAcaactttttaatttaaataatgtagACACCATATTATCAGATTTTCAGAATAGCCAGcttaataatgataaaaataggGTATACCAAAAATCAAatactaatataaaattcgagcacaaaattaaaagtgataatattaatttaactAATGCAAATTCAGATgaagatgaaaatgaagGGAATAATAAAGAGATAAAttctatttataaaaatatgataaatatagatattttacaaacacatgaattaaatgaaacaaaggatggaaaaaaaaacgataaaaataaaacaacaaaaaaaagaaaaaagaataatcaaaatgataatacaaatataaatctaatgaaagaaaatgaacataataaaataaaaaaaagaaaattctcatcaaataatattaaaaataatattaaaacttCCTGGCtacatttaataaataattatgcaaaatatttcataccacgcatatttataaaacataaCAAACTAATCgatttagaaaataatttaatcgAAGCTATGAAATATCAAGaaagtataataaaaatgaaaaaaaaagcactACTATATAATGagcaatataaaaataatgagcTAAACGATATTAGCAGTATCGAGATtgtgaataaaatatttaaagaaaagGAAGTAAAAGATTTCGATGCGTTGAGTAATGTTAGTGAAATTAGTGAACTAGACAAATGTGATAAAGAAGAAATAGACAaacaaattgaaaaaatatttaaagtaGAAAAACATTACAATGATATGATTTCAAAACCAGATTCAACCATTTTAAAAGATACAACTATTAATGAATActtcttttataaattattaaaaaatatagataaaaaaataaatacatattgtgaaaatataaacctTGTAATAGATAATCCTTATACATACGAAATAAATaacttaataaatatgtacacaaatcatgataataatttaggaaaatttttgaatataaaaaaggattTATCAAAaccaataaatataaatatgaaggaatataaaataataaatgataaaaataatttaataaatatgataaatataattaaaaatatgcatgaTAAAATATCTATAATAAGCTTAGtagattataaaaatagttatcATGGTTTTACTTCTATAATTTTAGTAGGAACAAAAGATGTAGATTATATTATAGATGTTTTTGATATGTTTGaagatatttatttattaaatgaaataacaACAGATcctaatatattaaaaataacatataatgctgaaaatttaattttattttttcaaaaagatttttcaatttattttataaatattattgatttattattatgtgctaattgtttaaatataaaaaatagtattcCCTATTTAgttttcaattattttaatgttAATATTGGTTTGACATCTATCACTTCGGTTCCATTAGATAGACCACTTATTTCAGAATCcattcaaatttttaaaacacattctcattatttatattatttattcgaTTATGTAATAACGGATCTATATTATAACTACCTTTTTAATCGCGTTAAGAAGGAAAATGGTGATTCCGACCATGATGAGCAAAAAGAagattgtataaaaaatgtagaaaacCACTGCCACgatttaaattattcaaaACAAGTtagcaatatatataatactaatgtttatgtaaattttgaggaaataaaattttcagaTCTAACtgatgaagaagaaaaacaaGGAGTCGAAATATTGAAAACAATGTTTATTgaaagtaataaaatatgcttaacaaaatatgaaataaaaaatgaaaatgataatatattaaaaacaaagGAACAAATAAAACTAATTATAAACACTTCTTACAATACAACATGTTGTGATAAattaatagaaaatatattaatatggagagaaaaattatctaaaaaaatagattcACCAATTGATAGTATTCttaatattcaaaatataatctctattatattaaatgatgCAACATCTAtatcaaatttaaaaaatagtatcaCTCCTTTAAATAATGTCATATCAGAAAATATAGAATCATTATTTGAAGTTATTGTTAAAtcaaatgtaaataatacaaatcttaatattagtaataataaaagtaaaagaggaaatacatttttctaTCATAACTATCTtgaaaattcaaataaaaatgatgtcTCTTCAGACATTAAATCAAAtctaatttcattttctaacaataataacataaaaaatgaattaaaaacttatgaaaacaatattatagttcctaaaatgtattttcaatctatatcaaataatacTACAAGCGAAAATGAAACAACCCATTTAGATAAAGACGATGAAATATTTACTTtagaaaaaacattttttagtgaaaatcaaaatgatataaattataaatatgaaaaaaaaaataataattttattaattacaatttgaaatatgaaaattatactCGTTTATCttcattaattatttcGATGAGCCAAAGAAAAgaacaaatattaaatgaaCGTGCAACCAAGTCCTCtactaataatataaaagaggATGATCCATTGAAAGTAAAGAAAGACatctttaaaaataaaaaaaaacacccTAGCAATGACAACAAAAATAAGCAACTATACAAATCTTACAACAATCTATataatatcaaaaataaaaaaggaaaaatgaatggaaaaaatattttagatGAAATTATGTAA